Proteins encoded by one window of Arabidopsis thaliana chromosome 2, partial sequence:
- a CDS encoding NADH-ubiquinone oxidoreductase-like protein: MDISGHPKTRTRTIFDEVDEPVWFCCVLPIWVGEEMASGWGITGNKGRCYDFWMDFSECMSHCREPKDCTLLREDYLECLHHSKECDCDV, from the exons ATGGATATCTCGGGTCATCCaaaaacccgaacccgaaccaTTTTCGATGAAGTTGACGAACCTGTCTGGTTTTGTTGCGTTCTTCCGATTTGGGTTGGAGAGGAAATGGCGTCGGGATGGGGAATAACGGGAAACAAAGGGAGATGCTACGATTTCTGGATGGATTTCAGTGAATGTATGTCTCACTGCAGAGAGCCCAAAGATTGTACCCTTCTTCGTGAAGATTACCTCGAGTGTCTCCACCATTCCAAAGAG TGTGATTGTGATGTCTAG
- the RFI2 gene encoding RING/U-box superfamily protein (RED AND FAR-RED INSENSITIVE 2 (RFI2); CONTAINS InterPro DOMAIN/s: Zinc finger, RING-type (InterPro:IPR001841), Zinc finger, C3HC4 RING-type (InterPro:IPR018957); BEST Arabidopsis thaliana protein match is: RING/U-box superfamily protein (TAIR:AT3G05545.1); Has 457 Blast hits to 456 proteins in 77 species: Archae - 0; Bacteria - 0; Metazoa - 168; Fungi - 17; Plants - 198; Viruses - 0; Other Eukaryotes - 74 (source: NCBI BLink).), with amino-acid sequence MAGAKDSGCDDDLRIAGGCDPGKRGNPEDSSSPVEVSCSICLESVLDDGTRSKAKLQCGHQFHLDCIGSAFNMKGAMQCPNCRNVEKGQWLYANGSTRPFPEFSMEDWIPEEDLYGLSYPEMQYRVHWCPFGELSQAAASFEELEPATTTYHTEFHGHHAAAVNHSYLAYVGPGPAATPRTSDNNSTDDHPWNSHSNDHFHQLPVAPQYHHHSPSFSLPAAHVVDGEVDSSAARGLPYAHPFLFSHRSNQRSSPAINSYQGSSTQMREQHHAYNHQRQQHHANGPTLASPLISMTRRGLPPPPPPPPMPDQNVGFFIYPGGHHEPETDQIHAWERDWFPHFPVPSNHRTIPSLWHRHF; translated from the exons ATGGCCGGAGCTAAAGATTCGGGTTGCGATGATGATCTCCGAATTGCTGGTGGATGTGACCCTGGAAAACGCGGGAACCCGGAGGATTCCTCGTCTCCTGTCGAAGTCTCGTGCTCGATTTGCCTCGAATCGGTGCTCGATGATGGTACCAGATCCAAGGCTAAGCTCCAATGTGGTCACCAGTTCCATTTGG ATTGCATTGGATCAGCATTTAACATGAAAGGAGCCATGCAATGCCCTAACTGTCGCAATGTCGAAAAGGGTCAGTGGTTGTATGCAAACGGTTCTACTCGCCCCTTTCCAGAGTTTTCCATGGAAGATTGGATCCCTGAAGAAGACTTGTACGGTTTAAGCTATCCGGAAATG CAATATCGGGTCCATTGGTGCCCGTTTGGTGAACTCTCTCAAGCAGCAGCTTCTTTCGA GGAACTGGAACCTGCAACCACTACAT ATCATACTGAGTTCCATGGACATCACGCCGCTGCTGTGAATCATTCGTATCTTGCATATGTTGGACCTGGCCCAGCCGCTACCCCGAGAACTAGCGACAATAACAGCACAGATGATCATCCCTGGAACAGCCACTCTAACGATCACTTTCACCAGCTTCCTGTTGCCCCCCAGTATCATCACCATTCCCCATCGTTTTCACTACCCGCTGCTCATGTGGTTGATGGTGAAGTTGACTCTTCAGCAGCACGAGGCCTACCTTATGCGCATCCATTTCTTTTTAGTCACCG GTCTAATCAAAGGTCCTCACCAGCAATTAACAGTTACCAAGGAAGCAGCACCCAAATGCGTGAACAGCATCATGCTTATAATCATCAGAGGCAACAACATCATGCCAATGGTCCCACTCTCGCATCACCTCTCATCTCCATGACAAGAAGGGGATTACCGCCGCCGCCACCTCCCCCACCAATGCCAGATCAGAACGTTGGATTCTTCATTTATCCAGGTGGACACCATGAACCAGAAACCGATCAAATTCATGCATGGGAGAGAGATTGGTTCCCACATTTCCCTGTCCCATCGAATCATCGCACGATCCCTAGCTTGTGGCATAGACACTTCTGA
- the RFI2 gene encoding RING/U-box superfamily protein, whose protein sequence is MAGAKDSGCDDDLRIAGGCDPGKRGNPEDSSSPVEVSCSICLESVLDDGTRSKAKLQCGHQFHLDCIGSAFNMKGAMQCPNCRNVEKGQWLYANGSTRPFPEFSMEDWIPEEDLYGLSYPEMQYRVHWCPFGELSQAAASFEELEPATTTYHTEFHGHHAAAVNHSYLAYVGPGPAATPRTSDNNSTDDHPWNSHSNDHFHQLPVAPQYHHHSPSFSLPAAHVVDGEVDSSAARGLPYAHPFLFSHRLASQTPYCSQLLAECFTIFFWNWAL, encoded by the exons ATGGCCGGAGCTAAAGATTCGGGTTGCGATGATGATCTCCGAATTGCTGGTGGATGTGACCCTGGAAAACGCGGGAACCCGGAGGATTCCTCGTCTCCTGTCGAAGTCTCGTGCTCGATTTGCCTCGAATCGGTGCTCGATGATGGTACCAGATCCAAGGCTAAGCTCCAATGTGGTCACCAGTTCCATTTGG ATTGCATTGGATCAGCATTTAACATGAAAGGAGCCATGCAATGCCCTAACTGTCGCAATGTCGAAAAGGGTCAGTGGTTGTATGCAAACGGTTCTACTCGCCCCTTTCCAGAGTTTTCCATGGAAGATTGGATCCCTGAAGAAGACTTGTACGGTTTAAGCTATCCGGAAATG CAATATCGGGTCCATTGGTGCCCGTTTGGTGAACTCTCTCAAGCAGCAGCTTCTTTCGA GGAACTGGAACCTGCAACCACTACAT ATCATACTGAGTTCCATGGACATCACGCCGCTGCTGTGAATCATTCGTATCTTGCATATGTTGGACCTGGCCCAGCCGCTACCCCGAGAACTAGCGACAATAACAGCACAGATGATCATCCCTGGAACAGCCACTCTAACGATCACTTTCACCAGCTTCCTGTTGCCCCCCAGTATCATCACCATTCCCCATCGTTTTCACTACCCGCTGCTCATGTGGTTGATGGTGAAGTTGACTCTTCAGCAGCACGAGGCCTACCTTATGCGCATCCATTTCTTTTTAGTCACCGGTTAGCTTCTCAAACTCCCTATTGCTCTCAACTTCTTGCAGAGTGTTTTACAATATTCTTTTGGAATTGGGCATTGTAG
- a CDS encoding Adenine nucleotide alpha hydrolases-like superfamily protein (Adenine nucleotide alpha hydrolases-like superfamily protein; FUNCTIONS IN: molecular_function unknown; INVOLVED IN: response to stress; LOCATED IN: vacuole; EXPRESSED IN: 23 plant structures; EXPRESSED DURING: 13 growth stages; CONTAINS InterPro DOMAIN/s: UspA (InterPro:IPR006016), Rossmann-like alpha/beta/alpha sandwich fold (InterPro:IPR014729), Universal stress protein A (InterPro:IPR006015); BEST Arabidopsis thaliana protein match is: unknown protein (TAIR:AT5G49050.1); Has 2830 Blast hits to 2747 proteins in 619 species: Archae - 112; Bacteria - 1833; Metazoa - 129; Fungi - 32; Plants - 667; Viruses - 0; Other Eukaryotes - 57 (source: NCBI BLink).), with product MATGDGKSVMVVGVDDSEQSTYALEWTLDRFFAPYAPNYPFKLFIVHAKPNAVSAVGLAGPGTAEVVPYVDADLKHTAAKVVEKAKAICQSRSVHGAVIEVFEGDARNILCEVVDKHHASILVVGSHGYGAIKRAVLGSTSDYCAHHAHCSVMIVKKPKIKV from the exons ATGGCCACCGGAGATGGGAAATCGGTGATGGTCGTCGGAGTTGACGACAGCGAGCAGAGCACTTACGCCTTGGAGTGGACGCTCGATCGTTTCTTCGCTCCTTACGCTCCCAATTATCCTTTTAAGCTCTTCATCGTCCACGCCAAACCTAACGCCGTCTCCGCCGTTGGTCTCGCTGGTCCCG GAACTGCGGAGGTTGTACCTTATGTTGATGCTGATCTGAAGCATACCGCTGCTAAGGTTGTCGAGAAAGCCAAAGCAATTTGTCAGAGCAGATCG GTTCATGGCGCGGTGATCGAAGTTTTCGAAGGTGATGCAAGGAATATCCTATGTGAAGTTGTAGATAAGCATCATGCTTCTATTCTTGTTGTGGGAAGCCATGGATATGGAGCTATCAAGAG GGCGGTTCTCGGGAGTACGAGTGACTACTGCGCTCATCATGCTCATTGCTCGGTGATGATCGTGAAGAAGCCTAAGATCAAGGTCTGA
- a CDS encoding uncharacterized protein (FUNCTIONS IN: molecular_function unknown; INVOLVED IN: biological_process unknown; LOCATED IN: chloroplast; EXPRESSED IN: 7 plant structures; EXPRESSED DURING: 4 anthesis, F mature embryo stage, petal differentiation and expansion stage, E expanded cotyledon stage, D bilateral stage; BEST Arabidopsis thaliana protein match is: Transducin/WD40 repeat-like superfamily protein (TAIR:AT3G62770.1); Has 21 Blast hits to 21 proteins in 5 species: Archae - 0; Bacteria - 0; Metazoa - 0; Fungi - 0; Plants - 21; Viruses - 0; Other Eukaryotes - 0 (source: NCBI BLink).) → MATVHVVGLKINSGSPGKDTSRKAPDAIHAALSPSSSLSLLRASTKASFDPVHGGEMSQLEYHNCLKPPSVF, encoded by the exons ATGGCCACTGTTCATGTTGTCGGTCTGAAAATCAATTCTGGATCTCCAGGGAAGGACACATCCCGAAAGGCACCTGATGCAATTCATGCTGCTTTATCACCGTCATCATCTCTATCATTACTCAGAG CTTCTACAAAGGCCAGTTTTGATCCAGTACACGGAGGAGAGATGTCTCAGCTCGAGTATCATAACTGTCTGAAGCCGCCTTCTGTGTTTTGA
- the GSTF8 gene encoding glutathione S-transferase phi 8 (glutathione S-transferase phi 8 (GSTF8); FUNCTIONS IN: glutathione transferase activity, glutathione binding; INVOLVED IN: in 8 processes; LOCATED IN: in 7 components; EXPRESSED IN: 25 plant structures; EXPRESSED DURING: 16 growth stages; CONTAINS InterPro DOMAIN/s: Thioredoxin fold (InterPro:IPR012335), Glutathione S-transferase, C-terminal (InterPro:IPR004046), Glutathione S-transferase, C-terminal-like (InterPro:IPR010987), Glutathione S-transferase/chloride channel, C-terminal (InterPro:IPR017933), Glutathione S-transferase, N-terminal (InterPro:IPR004045), Thioredoxin-like fold (InterPro:IPR012336); BEST Arabidopsis thaliana protein match is: glutathione S-transferase PHI 2 (TAIR:AT4G02520.1); Has 15602 Blast hits to 15586 proteins in 1475 species: Archae - 0; Bacteria - 9018; Metazoa - 1960; Fungi - 883; Plants - 1109; Viruses - 0; Other Eukaryotes - 2632 (source: NCBI BLink).): MGAIQARLPLFLSPPSIKHHTFLHSSSSNSNFKIRSNKSSSSSSSSIIMASIKVHGVPMSTATMRVLATLYEKDLQFELIPVDMRAGAHKQEAHLALNPFGQIPALEDGDLTLFESRAITQYLAEEYSEKGEKLISQDCKKVKATTNVWLQVEGQQFDPNASKLAFERVFKGMFGMTTDPAAVQELEGKLQKVLDVYEARLAKSEFLAGDSFTLADLHHLPAIHYLLGTDSKVLFDSRPKVSEWIKKISARPAWAKVIDLQKQ; encoded by the exons ATGGGAGCAATTCAAGCTCGTCTTCCCTTGTTCCTTTCTCCCCCTTCTATAAAACACCATACCTTCcttcattcttcttcatccaattccaatttcaaaatcagatccaacaaatcttcttcttcttcttcttcttcgatcatCATGGCCAGTATCAAGGTTCACGGAGTTCCCATGTCCACCGCCACAATGCGCGTCCTCGCTACTCTTTACGAGAAAGATCTCCAGTTCGAGCTCATCCCCGTCGATATGAGAGCCGGTGCCCACAAGCAAGAGGCCCACCTTGCCCTCAAC ccCTTCGGTCAAATTCCTGCTCTCGAGGACGGTGATTTGACGCTTTTCG AGTCAAGAGCCATCACACAGTACCTAGCAGAGGAATACAGTGAGAAAGGTGAAAAGCTTATCTCCCAAGACTGCAAGAAAGTCAAGGCAACCACTAACGTATGGCTTCAAGTTGAAGGTCAACAGTTTGACCCTAACGCCTCTAAGCTTGCCTTCGAGCGTGTCTTTAAAGGCATGTTCGGCATGACCACTGACCCTGCCGCTGTCCAAGAGCTCGAAGGTAAGCTCCAGAAAGTCTTGGATGTCTACGAGGCTAGGCTCGCCAAATCTGAGTTCTTGGCTGGTGATTCCTTCACTCTTGCTGATCTTCACCACCTCCCAGCCATCCATTACTTGTTGGGTACTGACTCCAAGGTGCTCTTTGACTCTCGCCCTAAGGTTAGCGAGTGGATTAAGAAGATCTCTGCCAGGCCTGCTTGGGCTAAGGTTATTGACCTCCAGAAGCAGTAG
- the GH3.9 gene encoding putative indole-3-acetic acid-amido synthetase GH3.9 (putative indole-3-acetic acid-amido synthetase GH3.9 (GH3.9); FUNCTIONS IN: molecular_function unknown; INVOLVED IN: response to auxin stimulus; LOCATED IN: chloroplast envelope; EXPRESSED IN: 18 plant structures; EXPRESSED DURING: 9 growth stages; CONTAINS InterPro DOMAIN/s: GH3 auxin-responsive promoter (InterPro:IPR004993); BEST Arabidopsis thaliana protein match is: Auxin-responsive GH3 family protein (TAIR:AT1G28130.1); Has 1429 Blast hits to 1301 proteins in 228 species: Archae - 0; Bacteria - 485; Metazoa - 53; Fungi - 2; Plants - 681; Viruses - 0; Other Eukaryotes - 208 (source: NCBI BLink).): MDVMKLDHDSVLKELERITSKAAEVQDNILRGILERNKDTEYLSKYMNGSKDVLEFKRAVPIIIYKDIYPYIQRIANGEDSSLITGHSITEILCSSGTSAGEPKLMPTIPEDLDRRTFLYNLIIPIVNKYITGLDKGKAMYLNFVKAETSTPCGLPIRAVLTSYYKSKHFQCRPYDPFNDLTSPIQTILCEDSNQSMYCQLLAGLIHRHKVMRLGAVFASAFLRAISYLEKKWSQLCEDIRTGSLNPMITDPGCQMAMSCLLMSPNPELASEIEEICGRSSWKGILCQLWPKAKFIEAVVTGSMAQYIPALEFFSQGKIPLVCPMYASSETYFGVNVEPLSKPSDVVFTLLPNMCYFEFIPLGKNGTLSFDLDDDEQVPCDKVVDLVNVKLGRYYELVVTTFAGLYRYRIGDVLQVAGFYNGAPQFRFICRRNVVLSIDLDKTNEEDLHRSITLAKKKLGSNAFLAEYTSYADTSSVPGHYVLFWEIQGHLEPKLMEECCVAVEEELDYIYRQCRTKERSIGALEIRVVKPGTFEKLMDLIISQGGSFNQYKTPRCVKSNSATFKLLNGHVMASFFSPRDPTWVP, encoded by the exons ATGGATGTAATGAAGCTTGATCACGACAGTGTATTAAAAGAGCTTGAGAGGATCACCTCGAAAGCTGCTGAAGTTCAAGATAACATTTTACGTGGGATCTTGGAAAGAAACAAGGACACAGAGTACTTGAGTAAGTACATGAATGGCTCTAAGGATGTTCTGGAGTTTAAACGCGCTGTGCCAATCATCATATACAAAGATATCTATCCGTACATTCAGAGAATTGCTAATGGAGAAGACTCATCTCTTATTACTGGCCATTCTATTACTGAAATATTATGCAG CTCTGGGACTTCTGCTGGAGAGCCAAAGCTAATGCCAACCATTCCTGAAGATCTTGATCGCCGCACTTTTCTCTACAATCTTATCATTCCAATCGTGAACAA GTACATAACAGGACTTGACAAAGGAAAAGCAATGTACCTAAATTTCGTAAAGGCTGAAACATCAACTCCTTGTGGTTTACCAATCAGAGCTGTCCTCACTAGTTACTACAAAAGCAAGCATTTCCAGTGCAGACCTTATGATCCATTCAACGACTTAACCAGTCCTATCCAAACCATCCTTTGTGAAGACAGCAACCAAAGCATGTACTGTCAGTTACTAGCCGGTCTGATTCACCGTCACAAGGTGATGCGTTTAGGAGCAGTCTTTGCTTCAGCGTTTCTCCGTGCAATCTCTTATCTCGAGAAGAAATGGAGTCAGCTCTGTGAAGACATCCGCACCGGTAGTCTCAACCCCATGATCACCGATCCAGGTTGCCAAATGGCAATGTCTTGTCTTTTAATGTCGCCGAATCCAGAGTTAGCTAGCGAGATCGAAGAGATCTGTGGGCGGTCGTCGTGGAAAGGGATTCTGTGTCAGCTCTGGCCTAAGGCAAAGTTCATCGAAGCAGTAGTGACGGGCTCAATGGCTCAATACATACCTGCACTTGAGTTTTTTAGCCAGGGGAAGATTCCATTGGTTTGTCCAATGTATGCTTCCTCTGAGACTTACTTTGGAGTCAACGTGGAACCACTCTCCAAACCATCTGACGTCGTTTTCACTCTCTTGCCTAACATGTGCTACTTCGAGTTTATCCCTCTCGGCAAAAACGGGACACTCTCTTTTGATCTAGACGACGATGAACAAGTCCCCTGTGATAAAGTCGTTGACTTGGTCAATGTCAAACTCGGCCGCTACTATGAACTGGTCGTCACAACTTTCGCAG GATTGTACCGTTACCGAATCGGCGACGTTCTTCAAGTGGCGGGTTTCTACAACGGAGCACCACAGTTCCGGTTTATCTGCAGGAGAAACGTGGTTCTAAGCATCGACTTAGACAAAACCAACGAAGAAGATCTACACAGGAGCATAACGTTagccaagaagaagcttggaaGCAACGCATTCCTGGCGGAGTACACGAGCTACGCGGACACGTCATCAGTGCCAGGTCACTACGTGCTATTCTGGGAGATCCAAGGTCATCTCGAGCCGAAACTGATGGAAGAGTGTTGCGTTGCGGTGGAGGAAGAGCTGGACTACATATACAGACAGTGCAGGACGAAAGAGAGATCGATAGGGGCATTAGAGATCAGAGTGGTGAAACCAGGAACGTTCGAGAAACTGATGGATCTGATTATAAGCCAAGGAGGGTCGTTTAATCAGTATAAAACGCCGAGATGTGTCAAGTCCAACAGTGCAACGTTCAAGCTCTTGAACGGACACGTAATGGCTTCTTTCTTTAGCCCTCGTGACCCGACTTGGGTTCCATGA